The following coding sequences are from one Collimonas arenae window:
- a CDS encoding SGNH/GDSL hydrolase family protein codes for MLPTNIPASLSNQTVRQIARLSIGGKRARVVLSNEYGATPLVIGVAHIARAAGGSRIAAGSDHALTFGGSGAVTIAPGASAISDPVNLELAPLTQVAVSIYLPQATPLSTFHWDGKQTAYIGQGDLAAAPLIETDNTVEARLFLSAILVDTPSAAPVVTAFGDSITDGAGSTSNSNQRWPDLLAQRLVGQQVAVINAGISGARMLDDKMGVNAMARFDRDVLSQPNLDSVILLMGINDIAWPGSSLASQDPAMSVDPLIAAYRQLIARAHLRHVRIVGATLTPFKGALQDGDIKNYYSEAKEQTRQRLNQWIRSSGEFDAVIDFDAVLRDPQQPRRFLPAFDSGDHLHPGDRGYKAMADAIDLHQLLGKP; via the coding sequence ATGCTACCGACCAATATTCCGGCCAGCCTGTCGAACCAGACAGTGCGTCAGATCGCCAGGCTCAGCATCGGCGGCAAACGCGCTCGAGTAGTGTTATCTAATGAATATGGCGCGACACCGCTGGTAATTGGCGTAGCACACATTGCACGGGCGGCGGGCGGTTCGCGCATCGCGGCCGGCTCGGACCATGCGCTGACTTTCGGAGGTAGCGGCGCGGTGACAATTGCACCGGGCGCATCGGCGATCAGCGATCCGGTCAACCTCGAACTGGCGCCGCTGACCCAGGTCGCGGTCAGCATCTACCTGCCACAGGCAACGCCGCTCTCCACTTTCCACTGGGATGGCAAGCAGACCGCCTACATTGGTCAGGGCGACCTGGCGGCAGCACCTCTGATCGAGACCGACAACACTGTGGAAGCACGTTTGTTCCTCAGCGCGATCCTGGTCGATACACCGTCAGCAGCGCCGGTAGTGACCGCCTTTGGCGATTCGATTACCGACGGTGCCGGTTCCACCTCCAACAGCAATCAGCGCTGGCCCGATCTGCTGGCGCAACGGCTGGTCGGGCAACAGGTCGCGGTGATCAACGCTGGCATTTCGGGGGCCAGAATGCTGGACGACAAGATGGGCGTCAATGCCATGGCGCGCTTTGATCGGGATGTGCTGAGCCAGCCGAATCTCGATAGCGTGATCCTGCTGATGGGTATCAACGATATTGCCTGGCCCGGCAGCAGCCTCGCTTCGCAAGATCCCGCGATGAGCGTCGATCCGCTGATCGCAGCTTATCGCCAATTGATTGCGCGCGCCCACTTGCGCCATGTTCGCATCGTCGGCGCGACGTTGACGCCGTTCAAAGGCGCGCTGCAGGATGGCGATATCAAAAATTACTACTCCGAAGCCAAGGAACAGACACGGCAGAGGCTCAATCAATGGATACGCAGTAGCGGCGAATTCGACGCGGTGATCGACTTCGATGCCGTACTCAGGGATCCGCAACAGCCGCGCCGTTTCCTGCCGGCCTTCGATTCCGGCGACCACCTGCACCCTGGCGATCGCGGCTACAAGGCCATGGCCGATGCCATCGATCTGCATCAATTATTGGGAAAACCATGA
- a CDS encoding crotonase/enoyl-CoA hydratase family protein, with protein MTYETLSVSLAQNIAIVRLNRPDKANAMNMQMWQEIRTAFEWVDATPEARVAVLEGEGKTFTAGIDLQMMMGLGAQIQNPCEGRKREALRSIILNLQDALSSLERCRKPILAAVHGACVGGGIDLITCADMRYCSSDAYFSIKEIDIGMTADVGTLQRLPKLIGEGMARELAYTARKVDAAEARDIHLVNRVFASREALREGVMEIAASIAAKSPLAIRGVKEMITYARDHSVADGLKYIATWNAAMLMSNDLQEAMMANVGKRPAEFKD; from the coding sequence ATGACTTATGAAACGTTATCCGTCAGCCTGGCCCAAAACATCGCCATTGTTCGCTTGAATCGCCCTGACAAGGCCAATGCGATGAACATGCAGATGTGGCAGGAGATTCGAACGGCTTTCGAGTGGGTGGACGCCACTCCAGAAGCACGGGTGGCGGTTCTCGAAGGAGAAGGAAAGACATTCACTGCGGGCATAGACCTGCAAATGATGATGGGACTGGGAGCGCAAATCCAGAACCCGTGCGAAGGTCGCAAGCGCGAAGCCTTGCGCAGCATCATCCTCAATTTGCAAGATGCGCTAAGCAGCCTGGAGCGCTGCCGCAAGCCGATACTGGCCGCCGTGCATGGTGCCTGTGTCGGCGGCGGCATCGATTTGATCACCTGCGCCGACATGCGTTATTGCTCCAGCGATGCTTATTTCAGCATCAAGGAAATCGACATCGGCATGACCGCTGATGTCGGCACGCTACAACGGCTGCCAAAGCTCATCGGTGAAGGCATGGCGCGTGAGTTGGCTTACACCGCACGCAAGGTGGACGCTGCGGAGGCCCGCGACATCCATTTGGTTAACCGTGTATTCGCATCCCGCGAAGCGCTACGCGAAGGGGTAATGGAGATTGCCGCCAGCATCGCAGCGAAGTCGCCTCTCGCCATCCGCGGCGTCAAGGAAATGATTACCTACGCACGCGACCACTCCGTGGCCGATGGCCTGAAATACATCGCCACCTGGAACGCCGCCATGTTGATGTCTAATGATCTGCAAGAGGCGATGATGGCCAATGTTGGCAAGCGTCCGGCTGAATTCAAGGACTGA
- a CDS encoding SDR family NAD(P)-dependent oxidoreductase — protein sequence MRPLNYRNTAVMITGASSGIGLAFAHALAARGADLILVARSGDKLNSLARELVHCHGILARALVADLTESGAASDVHARASALGLTPNIVINNAGFATHGHFDTLSLERQLDEISLNCRAVVELTHAALPAMLNQGEGSIINVASTAALQPLPYMAIYGATKAFVLSFSEALWQEYRARGVRVLAVCPGATDTAFFDVVGAAEAGVGTRMATDTVVNASLQALDRGQSHVVPGGANRMLGLLPRILPRQTILQIVANMLRPRHQGSM from the coding sequence ATGCGACCACTCAACTATCGCAACACCGCCGTCATGATAACAGGCGCCTCATCCGGAATTGGCCTGGCATTTGCCCATGCGCTTGCCGCACGCGGTGCGGACCTGATTCTTGTCGCACGCTCAGGTGACAAGCTAAACAGCCTGGCGCGGGAGCTGGTGCATTGTCACGGCATCCTGGCTCGCGCTCTGGTAGCCGATCTGACCGAATCCGGTGCTGCCAGCGATGTCCATGCAAGGGCAAGTGCGCTTGGTTTGACGCCGAACATTGTCATCAACAATGCCGGCTTTGCGACTCACGGTCATTTCGATACGTTGTCGCTAGAACGGCAACTCGATGAGATATCGCTCAATTGCAGAGCCGTTGTCGAACTCACTCATGCAGCATTGCCAGCCATGTTGAATCAAGGAGAGGGATCGATCATTAACGTAGCGTCAACCGCCGCTTTGCAGCCACTGCCCTATATGGCCATCTATGGCGCCACCAAGGCTTTCGTGCTCTCTTTTTCAGAAGCTTTGTGGCAAGAATATCGTGCTCGTGGCGTGCGCGTGCTTGCGGTGTGCCCAGGTGCCACCGATACCGCTTTCTTTGATGTCGTGGGCGCCGCCGAGGCCGGGGTTGGCACGCGCATGGCCACAGACACTGTCGTCAATGCGAGCTTGCAGGCACTCGATCGCGGTCAAAGCCATGTCGTCCCCGGAGGCGCAAATCGGATGCTTGGGTTGTTACCGCGGATACTCCCAAGGCAAACAATATTGCAAATCGTCGCGAACATGCTCCGGCCTCGTCATCAGGGCTCGATGTGA
- a CDS encoding NADPH-dependent 2,4-dienoyl-CoA reductase — translation MSHPVYPHLLAPLDLGFTTLKNRVVMGSMHTGLEDRFFHYAKLAEYFRARARGGVGLIVTGGISPNRQGWLLPFGGTMNTVGDIFNHRRVTKAVHEEDGKIVMQILHSGRYGYQPLVVSASAIKSPISMFKPRALTERGIQSTINAYVRSATLAQRAGYDGVEIMGSEGYLLNQFLSPRTNHRQDRWGGSIENRMRLAVDIVQRMREAVGKNFIIMYRLSLLDLVENGNTGEEVVAVAQALERAGVTLLNTGIGWHEARIPTIVTSVPRGAFREATARLKQAVKIPVIASNRINTPEVAEQILAEGDADMVSMARPFLADPDFVLKAQQNRADEINTCIACNQACLDHTFQNKRASCLVNPQACHETELVYRPVAKARRVAVIGAGPAGLSAASVAAERGHQVTLFEAAAQIGGQFNVAKRIPGKEEFNETIRYFQHRLKRTGVELKLNQRVTREQLQAQGFDDVIVATGVSPRNPRISGIDHPMVLSYLDVLQRNAPVGKRVAVIGAGGIGFDVCEFLLHDPHVPLPLPIANWMDEWGVDPLAAQAGGLRQPEAVVPVREIHLLQRKQSKVGAGLGKTSGWVHRSVMQRNSVQMLAGVDYQRIDDQGLHICIAGEQRVLAVDNVIICAGQESLHELIPADAILPGKPGEPVKTKPQQTGTRYHVIGGASFASELDAKRAIREGAELAAGL, via the coding sequence ATGTCCCATCCCGTCTACCCACACCTGCTGGCCCCGCTCGACCTCGGTTTCACCACGCTGAAAAACCGCGTCGTCATGGGTTCGATGCACACCGGCCTGGAAGACCGCTTCTTCCACTACGCCAAGCTGGCCGAATATTTCCGGGCGCGCGCCAGAGGCGGCGTCGGCCTGATCGTCACCGGCGGCATCTCGCCGAACCGGCAAGGCTGGCTGCTGCCGTTCGGCGGCACCATGAACACCGTCGGCGATATCTTCAATCACCGCCGCGTGACCAAGGCTGTGCACGAGGAAGACGGCAAGATCGTGATGCAGATCCTGCATTCCGGACGCTACGGTTATCAACCGCTGGTGGTCTCGGCCTCCGCCATCAAATCGCCGATCTCGATGTTCAAACCGCGCGCACTGACCGAACGCGGCATCCAGTCCACCATCAATGCCTACGTGCGCAGCGCGACGCTGGCGCAACGCGCCGGCTACGACGGCGTCGAGATCATGGGCAGCGAAGGCTATCTGCTCAACCAGTTCCTGTCGCCGCGCACCAACCACCGCCAGGACCGCTGGGGCGGCAGCATCGAAAACCGCATGCGGCTGGCAGTCGACATCGTGCAGCGCATGCGCGAGGCAGTCGGTAAAAATTTCATCATCATGTATCGGCTCTCACTGCTCGACCTGGTCGAAAACGGCAACACCGGGGAGGAAGTGGTCGCGGTAGCGCAGGCGCTGGAACGCGCCGGCGTCACCTTGCTCAATACCGGCATCGGCTGGCACGAAGCGCGCATCCCGACCATCGTCACCTCTGTGCCGCGTGGCGCCTTCCGCGAAGCTACCGCCCGCCTCAAGCAGGCGGTCAAGATTCCCGTAATCGCCTCCAACCGTATCAACACCCCGGAAGTGGCCGAACAGATCCTGGCCGAAGGCGATGCCGATATGGTGTCGATGGCGCGGCCGTTCCTCGCCGATCCCGACTTCGTGCTGAAAGCGCAGCAGAACCGTGCCGACGAAATCAACACCTGCATCGCCTGCAACCAGGCCTGCCTCGACCACACCTTCCAGAACAAACGCGCCAGCTGCCTGGTCAACCCGCAAGCCTGTCATGAAACCGAACTGGTTTACAGGCCTGTCGCCAAAGCACGACGAGTCGCCGTGATCGGCGCCGGCCCGGCCGGCCTGTCGGCCGCCAGCGTCGCCGCCGAACGCGGCCATCAGGTCACCTTGTTTGAAGCTGCAGCGCAAATCGGCGGTCAGTTCAACGTCGCCAAACGGATTCCAGGCAAGGAAGAGTTCAACGAAACCATCCGCTACTTCCAGCACCGCCTCAAACGTACCGGTGTCGAACTGAAACTGAACCAGCGCGTCACCCGCGAGCAACTGCAGGCGCAAGGCTTCGACGACGTGATCGTTGCCACCGGCGTCTCGCCACGCAATCCGCGCATCTCCGGCATCGACCATCCGATGGTACTGTCCTACCTCGACGTACTGCAACGGAACGCACCAGTCGGCAAACGCGTCGCCGTGATCGGTGCCGGCGGCATCGGTTTCGACGTCTGCGAATTCCTGCTGCACGATCCGCACGTACCGCTACCGCTGCCAATTGCCAACTGGATGGATGAATGGGGCGTCGATCCGCTGGCCGCGCAAGCAGGCGGCCTGCGGCAGCCGGAAGCGGTGGTGCCGGTGCGCGAAATCCATCTGCTGCAACGCAAGCAAAGCAAAGTCGGCGCAGGTTTGGGGAAGACATCAGGATGGGTACATCGCAGCGTCATGCAGCGCAACAGCGTGCAGATGCTGGCCGGCGTCGACTACCAACGCATCGACGACCAGGGCCTGCACATCTGTATCGCTGGCGAACAACGCGTGCTGGCGGTAGACAACGTCATCATCTGCGCCGGCCAGGAATCCCTGCATGAACTGATTCCCGCAGATGCGATCCTGCCAGGCAAGCCAGGTGAACCCGTCAAGACCAAGCCGCAACAAACCGGGACCCGTTATCACGTAATTGGTGGTGCGTCGTTTGCGAGCGAGCTGGATGCCAAGCGGGCGATACGGGAAGGTGCGGAGTTGGCGGCTGGGTTGTAA